The following are from one region of the Leishmania braziliensis MHOM/BR/75/M2904 complete genome, chromosome 21 genome:
- a CDS encoding serine/threonine-protein kinase-like protein, protein MPVSLLPSPVRQPRVDKAAIPAASHHTPPPLNGYEFIEHRRSALSHDTFVARDVRQQQHPPQPDNDKAKVIIRVYALEYLRRDEECRFALERECLTARLVVHPHLLPLAAHFASKTDLFVVEKFCAGGDLYELMMSLANGGLNASDSGAAEAEAPPRSGSGLPSNTVKRFTRELLSAVQYLHRTCGLVHRNIKLETLFIDEEQHLRLGSFGLCAVLPPPSVATGNGKGALDALDGTATSSPAPLQLCCGSKHYAAPELVQGHPYQGEAVDAWACGVVLFSLLTGCFPFDSDDGDEALFRLLCGDVETHLAQHPAMEAIEDPQACDLVRNLLRPNPRARYTVSEALEHPYLEEA, encoded by the coding sequence ATGCCCGTCTCGCTCTTGCCCTCCCCGGTGCGGCAACCAAGGGTCGACAAGGCCGCCATTCCGGCGGCAAGCCACCAtacgccccctcctctcaaTGGGTATGAGTTTATcgagcaccgccgcagtGCCCTTTCACACGACACGTTCGTTGCCCGCGATGtacgccagcagcagcatccgcCACAGCCGGATAACGATAAAGCGAAGGTTATCATTCGTGTCTATGCGCTGGAGTACCTGCGCCGCGATGAGGAGTGCCGATTCGCGCTTGAGCGTGAGTGCCTGACGGCGCGTCTGGTGGTGCATCCGCATCTGCTGCCACTTGCTGCCCACTTTGCCTCCAAGACGGATTTGTTTGTTGTCGAGAAGTTCTGCGCCGGCGGAGACCTCTACGAGCTGATGATGTCGCTGGCCAACGGGGGTCTCAACGCCTCAGACTCTGGTGCGGCGGAAGCCGAAGCGCCGCCCCGTAGTGGCAGCGGCCTTCCCAGCAATACTGTTAAACGATTCACGCGAGAGTTGCTCTCCGCCGTGCAGTACCTACACCGCACCTGTGGACTCGTGCACCGCAACATCAAGCTCGAAACCCTCTTCATCGACGAAGAGCAACATCTTCGACTTGGCAGCTTTGGACtgtgtgcggtgctgccgccaccgagCGTGGCGACGGGAAACGGAAAAGGAGCGTTAGATGCACTGGACGGCACGGCAACTTCttcgcctgcgccgctgcagctgtgctgtGGGTCGAAGCATTACGCGGCACCCGAGCTGGTGCAGGGCCACCCCTATCAGGGCGAGGCCGTCGACGCCTGGGCCTGTGGCGTCGtgctcttttcgcttctcacCGGCTGTTTTCCCTTCGACAGCGACGATGGCGACGAGGCCCTCTTCCGACTTCTGTGCGGCGACGTGGAGACCCACCTGGCACAGCACCCGGCCATGGAGGCTATTGAAGACCCTCAGGCGTGCGACCTAGTGCGCAACTTGCTGCGACCCAACCCAAGGGCCCGCTACACTGTCTCTGAAGCGCTTGAACACCCGTACCTGGAGGAAGCTTGA